In Streptantibioticus cattleyicolor NRRL 8057 = DSM 46488, a genomic segment contains:
- a CDS encoding AbrB/MazE/SpoVT family DNA-binding domain-containing protein, with protein sequence MLREPAELHVDDQGRIELPLGLLAEAGIAPGSDLVAFSDGDGRIVLRRAEDAVRDLVEKGML encoded by the coding sequence ATGCTCCGGGAACCAGCCGAACTCCATGTCGATGATCAGGGTCGGATCGAGCTGCCGCTCGGCCTGCTGGCGGAGGCCGGCATCGCACCGGGCTCCGATCTCGTCGCCTTCAGTGACGGTGACGGACGGATTGTCCTGAGGCGGGCCGAGGACGCTGTCAGGGACCTGGTCGAGAAGGGCATGCTCTGA
- a CDS encoding very short patch repair endonuclease: MNGGGLTPDRGWVATPEGEHLRGRRVRDTRPEVALRKAVHRLGLRFRLHQRVAPRCTADFVLPRYHVAVFVDGCFWHGCPKHGPKVFRGPNAERWTDKIETNRARDRRNTEAAEAAGWTVLRVWECEVKASPAAAALMVAERCSAPTRVTGQEQAADRASHSEHP; this comes from the coding sequence ATGAATGGAGGAGGGCTAACGCCGGACCGTGGGTGGGTCGCCACTCCGGAGGGTGAGCACCTTCGCGGCCGGCGCGTGAGGGACACCAGGCCGGAGGTGGCCCTCAGGAAGGCGGTGCACCGGCTGGGCCTCAGGTTCCGCCTTCACCAGAGGGTGGCTCCCAGGTGCACGGCCGACTTCGTGCTTCCCAGATACCACGTGGCCGTCTTTGTTGACGGCTGCTTCTGGCACGGCTGCCCGAAGCACGGCCCCAAGGTGTTCCGCGGACCGAACGCCGAGCGTTGGACGGACAAGATCGAGACCAACAGGGCCCGAGACAGACGCAACACGGAAGCAGCGGAGGCCGCCGGATGGACCGTGCTCCGGGTCTGGGAGTGCGAGGTCAAGGCCAGTCCAGCGGCGGCAGCACTCATGGTTGCCGAGCGGTGTTCGGCTCCTACTCGCGTGACTGGGCAGGAACAGGCTGCCGACCGTGCGTCCCACTCAGAGCATCCGTGA
- the dcm gene encoding DNA (cytosine-5-)-methyltransferase produces the protein MQESHYGVPLERSDYLKLPRHRHSCRPERFAKWLEGYGKGRRLAVDLFSGAGGLSLGLQRAGWTTAAAVDFDERALETHAANFPGMSLHMDLGNPAERDRLEELLEPAKGKIDLVAGGPPCQPFSRAGRSKIRHLVEHHGRDPHDLRKELWSAYLDVIKRIRPRAVLMENVPDMGLGDDFFVVRVIEQQLEELGYATQVRLVDAWRYGVPQHRKRLILLARNDIERFEWQQEVAEDERTTLRHAIGDLPPLTVVPTERVGEREMAYGTPSEDLSDFAREMRKRAKREVVFDHMTRRVRPDDWVIFDSMDSDTLYSDIDPELQRYSAEHFTDKYKKLDWDDLSRSITAHIAKDGYWYIHPDQNRTLTVREAARVQTFPDRFRFAGTRSDAFRQIGNAVPPLLGKAAAEVLLPVEGCQAGEGGLQPRWRTAREDLTAWAERQRNGENWYQLPKLSSVHAAVVAVLAGTRVQSGQMHEMLETIREHATLTKSALRTLLESAPTAAVRARLDRLTAVAGKSSVWSEDEEKQKELPKRLGMKPAEGALYRLLIDDDLLWVGQSALRVAARLHDSDSDRTNRLSDGRVHLVKLVGAGEKAPLRMAALRLIGSTLCNAKNPLCDQCPLSSYCAGRESAAGDLVTDALSGTHGRQPVPAQSRE, from the coding sequence GTGCAGGAGTCGCACTATGGCGTACCCCTGGAACGGAGCGACTATCTCAAGCTCCCACGGCACCGGCACAGCTGCAGGCCCGAGCGGTTCGCAAAGTGGCTCGAAGGGTACGGCAAGGGGCGTCGCCTCGCCGTGGACCTCTTCTCCGGAGCAGGCGGTCTGAGTCTTGGGCTTCAGCGAGCTGGCTGGACCACTGCAGCCGCTGTCGACTTCGACGAGCGTGCCCTTGAGACCCATGCGGCCAACTTCCCCGGCATGAGTCTGCACATGGACCTGGGGAACCCAGCCGAGCGTGACAGGCTCGAGGAGCTGCTGGAGCCGGCGAAGGGGAAGATCGATCTGGTGGCGGGGGGGCCGCCGTGCCAGCCGTTCAGCAGGGCCGGGCGGAGCAAGATCCGCCACCTCGTAGAGCACCATGGCCGCGACCCTCACGACCTCCGTAAAGAGCTGTGGAGCGCGTACCTGGACGTCATAAAGAGGATCAGGCCGCGCGCCGTCCTCATGGAGAACGTCCCGGACATGGGCCTCGGCGACGACTTCTTCGTGGTCCGCGTGATCGAGCAGCAGCTCGAGGAGCTCGGCTACGCAACCCAGGTACGCCTTGTCGACGCATGGCGCTATGGAGTACCCCAGCACCGGAAGCGGCTCATCCTTCTGGCCAGGAACGACATCGAGAGGTTCGAGTGGCAGCAGGAGGTCGCCGAGGACGAACGCACCACCCTGCGCCATGCTATTGGTGACCTCCCTCCTCTCACCGTGGTGCCCACGGAGCGTGTCGGCGAGCGTGAGATGGCCTACGGCACCCCCTCCGAAGATCTGTCCGACTTTGCCAGGGAGATGCGCAAGCGCGCGAAGCGTGAGGTCGTCTTCGACCACATGACCCGGAGGGTCAGGCCGGACGACTGGGTGATCTTCGACAGCATGGACTCCGACACCCTGTACTCGGACATCGACCCGGAGCTCCAGCGGTACAGCGCCGAGCACTTCACCGACAAGTACAAGAAGCTTGACTGGGACGACCTGAGCAGGTCGATCACCGCCCACATCGCCAAGGACGGCTACTGGTACATCCATCCGGACCAGAACCGCACCCTGACCGTTCGGGAGGCGGCACGGGTACAGACCTTCCCGGACCGGTTCAGGTTCGCTGGGACGCGTAGTGACGCCTTCCGGCAGATCGGCAACGCGGTGCCACCCCTCCTGGGTAAGGCCGCCGCGGAAGTGCTGTTGCCTGTCGAGGGGTGCCAGGCCGGGGAAGGCGGACTCCAGCCCCGCTGGCGCACGGCCCGCGAGGACCTGACTGCCTGGGCGGAACGGCAGCGCAACGGGGAGAACTGGTACCAGTTGCCCAAGCTGTCGTCAGTGCACGCGGCGGTCGTGGCGGTGTTGGCGGGAACCCGGGTGCAGTCCGGTCAGATGCACGAGATGCTCGAGACGATCCGGGAGCACGCGACTCTGACCAAGTCCGCTCTGCGCACTCTCCTTGAATCAGCCCCCACGGCAGCCGTTCGGGCGCGCCTCGACAGGCTGACCGCCGTGGCCGGCAAGTCAAGTGTCTGGTCCGAGGACGAGGAGAAGCAGAAGGAGCTGCCCAAGCGCCTGGGGATGAAACCAGCCGAGGGCGCGCTCTACCGGCTGCTGATCGATGACGACCTTCTGTGGGTGGGACAGAGTGCGCTGCGCGTCGCTGCCCGGCTGCACGACAGCGACTCTGACCGCACCAACCGGCTCAGTGACGGCCGGGTGCACTTGGTGAAGCTCGTCGGTGCAGGAGAAAAGGCCCCCCTGCGCATGGCTGCGCTACGACTCATCGGAAGCACCCTGTGCAACGCGAAGAATCCTCTCTGTGATCAGTGTCCTCTCAGTAGTTACTGCGCGGGCAGGGAAAGTGCTGCGGGTGACCTGGTCACGGATGCTCTGAGTGGGACGCACGGTCGGCAGCCTGTTCCTGCCCAGTCACGCGAGTAG